In Brasilonema sennae CENA114, the sequence ACCCTCATTTTGGTTACTATAACCAGGGTTGATAAACAAACATTTTCCAGGTGGTAATTTGAGAAACTCGGCTGGTTCAAATAGCTTGCGAGTCCGTTCTTGGTCACTGATAGATGTACTAGCTTTACCACCTCCTGTTGACCGAGATTTTTGTTTATATTTAATTTCTTGTTCGCCTAAATATGCAGAAAATAATCGTGCTGATTCTTCTTCACCAGGATTGAAAACAAACTTTGTACCGCACGCACCAAGAATTGCACGAGATATTTCTTTACCGTAAATCTTTTCAAGCTGACCCATATTTTGCCAACCTAGAATGCCACAAAATCCTTCGGAACGAGATTCGTTAAGCCATTTAAATAAGTCTGGAAGGAAGATTGATGGTAACTCGTCAAGGCATACTATTAGAGGGCCATGCTCTTTACGCTTTTTGGCAATACTGCGGGAGACTACCATGTGAAGGATACTAGTCATGAGAGGGCTGACAGCATCGCGGCGTTCTCGATCTAACCCGAAGATAATCATCTGCTTGCGTTTTACCTCCAGGGGAAGTGTAGTTTTACCGACAAAGCAGCCCAACGTACCCCTTGCCATAAACCGAGTGAACATCAATGAAGCGCCACCAGCAATGCCCGCAACAGTTTTCTCGGAACCTGCTGAGCTAAATAATTGACCAAAAGCTATTTTAATCCAAGGGTTTAGTTCTGCTGCCATCAAGCGTGCTACCATTTTTTCACTTGACACAATTGCAGCAGCAGTCATAATATCAGCATGTTCGCCGAACTCCTTGGTGAGCATGAGGATTGCTTGCGTTAGTTGGTCACCTGCAGGACCAAAGAATGCATCTTCAGACGCATTTCCAAGCAACCGGAAGTTTTTGTTAATCACTGTAGCTAATTGCCGTGCAGTTTCAGCATCGCTACTATCGCGTAAAAAATCAATTGGGTTACATACCTCTGATTCGGGGAATCCTGGTGCAAATACGTGTACGTCATACCCTTTTGATTTGGCGTAACTGGCGATTTTGGCTTGACTGGGGTACTTAAAATCGTATAGAACTATACCAAAGCCCTGGTCAATAGCTGAGTAAATCATTGGGTTGATAGCAGAGAATGACTTACCGCTACCAGGTGCCCCAATGACAGCCGTTCCGCGTTGGACATCAGGTACATAAAGCGGGACTCCTCCACTTCCCTTGGGCAGTTTTTGATTCTTGTCTTTATGTACTCCAATATACAAACTAGCGCTATCGCACTTAGGGAAAGATATCTGTTTGACGGCTTTTTTCTTAGCGCGAACAGATTCCTTTCTCCCACCCCAGTAGCTAGTTGCAAGTTTACCTTTTTTACCGCCACTAAACATTTGCAGAATGACGAGAGCTAGAATACCTCCAGCCAAGGCTAATCCTTGAGGAGAAAACAACCTATCTGTGTACTTGCTAAAGTCGTATGAAGATGGTTTTGCTTCTTGGTTAGTTTTGACTGGGACCGTTTTCGCTGTAGCAAAGTATAAATTTTTCATAAAAGGAGTCACGAGTCAAGGAAGAGGTAGAGGGGAAGGTGGGGTTCCCTTTGGGGAACTCACCGGCCCCCACGGAGTGGGGATTAGGGGCAAAGGGGCGGGGTGCAGGGGTTGGGTTAATCTTAGACAAAATTGCCCAACCTTAGACAAAGTACCCTAGAGAAAACCCTCAATTAGGGTTGCGGCGGGCGC encodes:
- a CDS encoding type IV secretory system conjugative DNA transfer family protein, translating into MKNLYFATAKTVPVKTNQEAKPSSYDFSKYTDRLFSPQGLALAGGILALVILQMFSGGKKGKLATSYWGGRKESVRAKKKAVKQISFPKCDSASLYIGVHKDKNQKLPKGSGGVPLYVPDVQRGTAVIGAPGSGKSFSAINPMIYSAIDQGFGIVLYDFKYPSQAKIASYAKSKGYDVHVFAPGFPESEVCNPIDFLRDSSDAETARQLATVINKNFRLLGNASEDAFFGPAGDQLTQAILMLTKEFGEHADIMTAAAIVSSEKMVARLMAAELNPWIKIAFGQLFSSAGSEKTVAGIAGGASLMFTRFMARGTLGCFVGKTTLPLEVKRKQMIIFGLDRERRDAVSPLMTSILHMVVSRSIAKKRKEHGPLIVCLDELPSIFLPDLFKWLNESRSEGFCGILGWQNMGQLEKIYGKEISRAILGACGTKFVFNPGEEESARLFSAYLGEQEIKYKQKSRSTGGGKASTSISDQERTRKLFEPAEFLKLPPGKCLFINPGYSNQNEGSVPLLKNIKIAKSIIALEQENDTKWDTIIKQLARKSTQRKPTQEDLDMRVSSVNKRFPIPQAPVQAGSAPLPVDAYKSFF